One Citrus sinensis cultivar Valencia sweet orange chromosome 5, DVS_A1.0, whole genome shotgun sequence genomic window, GCCtgaaaattatctttttattttccatgGTTATGCATTAATTCTCAATTAATCTTCGTACTTTCAAAAATTCATCCAGCCATTACTCATCAGATTCatgattaacaaaaataaaatagtctttcttagaattaaaaaaaaataacagagGGAAAAACAGAAAGGATTAAATAGGAATTGATCCCCAACCCTATGACTAAAGGGAATTTATCCTAGTTTATTTGGTGCAAGGCCAAATATGAGAATTATTGCATTATTATTTGTACTAGAAATTTTATTCCCAAATTTATGttcataattcaatttaattaagttcTATGTATGagcattgaaaaatattgatatgtcatattatttattatatttttcacaCTGCACCCCTTCCACCCTCAACGTAAAAGTGTTCCTCTGAATTGATCCCACGACCTCATGCTTCCACTACAAAAATTAGGATACGTTTTggaaataagaataaaaaactatAAGTTGTAACATGCCATGAAATTTGAATGggcaaaactttttttttttttcacctgcaatatattcaatttttttaattcaattatgaaaaataaaataataaaaaaacgcGGTTTATCATGTATGGTCAGAACTCAGGGTGGtacattaattttgtttcattaacCCACGTGGCGTTCCGAAACTGAAAATGGTTTATCGCCCGCAATCTATGATGAAGTTTTACGTTAGAAGAATTTTTTCCATTTGCGAGACTGATTAGAATATTgggggattttttttaatactgttaTACATGACtattattgatattacatcaaatattataattaatatttacaaacatatattatataattgtatgtccgctccactcaattattgataattgaaaaagaactgaaactaacctcataatatttttatggagATTCGAACAGTGCAAGAGTTCTTCCACTagtagggatgacaaaattcTCCACGGGTTTGGGGTCCCATGGATCCCCACCCCATAtgggataaatttttaaataatttttggggaaTAGGGTGGGGAGTGAGGGGAAAATAATCCCTAAATTCTTAATGGGGTGGGGTTTGATTTTGTactccccaccccacccccaccccaatccccattatatataaatatatttttaattcttatttaataatttttattttatcaattataatgtcaattaataatttttttaatttttatgcaatataaacaatatatgaatgaaagaaaatcctataatatttttcaattctgaaacattgttatattttcttttctcttttaaggtgCTAcgctctttaaatattttccacttttaatatcattttatgatattgtttcaaacttttagatattttttaaaaaaaatttaaatactttacaatatgatgatgattttattttaagtctctaatttttaacttactaaaataatgtatttatacatattataaaataaataaatggggaATGAGGTGGGGATGGAGAAATCATTCTCCACATGGGGATTTTTCATCCCCGgcccactaaatttattggggaatggggtggggaatggaggcaaaaatttctaacggggtggggaatggggtaagcctccccacccccaccccaccccattgccatccctacccACTAGGCCAAAGACCTATTAATGAATATTGCAGGATTAATTTACTTAGAATGAGACAATAGTATACTTAGAATGATCTTCTCCATGGCAATAAAGTTCTTCTTACGGCtttaaatcatttatttattcatgattatttatttatttatttttggcatCATTAATGCCCTAAGAAGCACTCAAGTTACACTTTGTTTTTAGTGCTTTTTGTACATGGACGTGATCATTCTTTTCTGAGCAAGATTTAAGAAATATTGACTAAAGCATTTTGGCCAAGTGCCTTGAGCTGGCCCTCTCTGTGGCATGCCATATTTGGGGGAATAGGAGGATCTGAGAAATCTCCAGTTGAGATTTGGTCGAAAATAAACTTGTTAGCAGCCTCTGTGAAGTGAACTCCATCCCAGCTTACTCGAGCAGAAGGGCGGTCGCACGACGAATCCACAACTATTTTGGTGCCGTTCACAAGACCTGATGCTCCACATACGGCATTAAGGCTGAAGTTGTACTTGTCAATGCCACCATACCCGCAGCAAGCTACCAATGGAAGCTCAAATCCTGCATTACAACATTCTTCAGAAAGGAAAAAGGACGAAACACATTCTCAAGTACGGACGCCTGAATTATGTAAATACGTGAAGTTATaaacaggaaaaaaaacaaattaagatCTTCAATGCAGTGTTGTGTTTATGCGCACTTCTTCGATACCGTAGGTTGTGTGACTTACTGACGTACCATATTTTTTGGGTTCCTTAAATAGGGAGTACTTGATGGAGTAGACATCAACATAAGTAAATGCAGCCGAAGGAAAAGCTTTCCTGAGTTGAACTACAGCTTCCTTCAACTTGAGATTGAAATATTGAGCTAATTCATTGTATGGCTTTACGCAGCCCGCAGAGTCCTTCAACGCTGGTGCTGAAGGAGAatctaaaaaaacaaaagcatagCAACCCAAAGGTCCTGTGTTGTGAATCCAAAATGACCTCCCTCCGGAATTGTATATACTCTGCATCAACAAATTAACCCACACCTCATGTTTTGTTTACAGATATGATCATCAAATAAAGAGATATAATAAACTGTAGCATAGCATTTCTCATGTGAAGGTTACCTTAACGTTGTATGCGAAACTGTTGATTACATCAGGGACAGAGGCATAGATTTTCTCTATAGGCATGTCAGCAAACAAATCGGCAGTAAAATCATTCTGACCAATATCGAAAGTGTATAAAGCTTGGGAAAAGTATTCCTCCTGGGGCATTAAACTTGCATAGATTCCTCCTGCCAA contains:
- the LOC102624203 gene encoding esterase, translating into MQQLPSNGISLFCFFCMLLSSSYAKPRISSPAFAANSCNFPAIFNFGDSNSDTGGISAALYPINWPYGQTYFHMPAGRFSDGRLIIDFIAESFGLPYLSAYLDSVGTNFSHGANLATGGSTIRVPDRILPTNEGFGFSPFYLDIQLSQFMLFKSRSQMIRQRGGIYASLMPQEEYFSQALYTFDIGQNDFTADLFADMPIEKIYASVPDVINSFAYNVKSIYNSGGRSFWIHNTGPLGCYAFVFLDSPSAPALKDSAGCVKPYNELAQYFNLKLKEAVVQLRKAFPSAAFTYVDVYSIKYSLFKEPKKYGFELPLVACCGYGGIDKYNFSLNAVCGASGLVNGTKIVVDSSCDRPSARVSWDGVHFTEAANKFIFDQISTGDFSDPPIPPNMACHREGQLKALGQNALVNIS